A genomic segment from Nodularia sphaerocarpa UHCC 0038 encodes:
- a CDS encoding NAD(+) kinase translates to MQLKQVIIAYKARDSQSKRWAELCAKQLEKRHCQVLMGPSGPKDNPYPVFLASATQPIDLALVLGGDGTVLTSARHLAPAGIPILGVNVGGHLGFLTESVDEFEDTEKVWDRLFEDRYAIQRRMMLQAAVYEGHRTNLEPVTERYLALNEFCVKPASADRMITSILEMEIDSEVVDQYVGDGLIISTPTGSTGYTVSANGPIMHDGMEAVTITPICPMSLSSRPLVLPPGSVVSIWPLGDYDLSTKLWMDGVLSTSIWPGHRVDVRMADCRAKFIILRENNSYYQTLREKLLWAGTRVRYSNNHRN, encoded by the coding sequence GTGCAACTCAAGCAGGTAATCATTGCTTATAAAGCACGAGATTCCCAGAGTAAACGCTGGGCTGAACTCTGTGCTAAACAACTAGAAAAGCGCCATTGTCAGGTGTTGATGGGGCCTAGTGGGCCAAAAGATAACCCTTACCCGGTGTTTTTGGCTTCTGCAACTCAACCGATTGATTTGGCTTTGGTACTCGGTGGTGACGGCACTGTTTTAACTAGTGCTAGACATTTAGCCCCTGCTGGTATACCCATTTTGGGTGTAAATGTTGGGGGTCATCTGGGCTTTTTAACCGAGTCTGTAGATGAGTTTGAAGATACAGAGAAGGTTTGGGATCGGCTATTTGAGGATCGCTATGCTATCCAGAGGCGGATGATGCTACAAGCGGCGGTGTATGAGGGTCATCGCACGAATTTGGAACCTGTGACTGAGCGCTACTTGGCTTTGAACGAATTTTGTGTTAAACCCGCTTCTGCTGACCGCATGATCACTTCTATTCTGGAAATGGAAATTGATAGTGAGGTTGTCGATCAATATGTGGGGGATGGTTTGATTATTTCCACTCCCACTGGTTCTACTGGTTATACTGTTTCTGCGAATGGCCCCATTATGCACGATGGTATGGAGGCGGTTACCATCACTCCCATTTGTCCCATGAGTCTTTCTAGTCGCCCTCTAGTTTTACCTCCTGGTTCTGTGGTCAGCATCTGGCCTTTGGGAGACTATGATTTGAGTACAAAGCTGTGGATGGATGGGGTCTTGTCTACGTCTATTTGGCCAGGACATCGGGTTGATGTGCGTATGGCTGATTGTCGGGCGAAGTTTATTATTTTGCGAGAGAACAATTCATATTATCAGACGCTGCGAGAGAAGCTGCTTTGGGCAGGTACAAGGGTTCGCTACAGTAATAATCACCGGAATTGA
- the nuoK gene encoding NADH-quinone oxidoreductase subunit NuoK produces MQLQYFLLLAAALFCIGIYGLITSRNAVRVLMSIELLLNAVNLNLMAFSNFLDSTLIKGQVFTVFVITVAAAEAAVGLAIVLAIYRNRDTVDMEQFNLLKW; encoded by the coding sequence ATGCAACTCCAGTATTTTTTATTACTAGCAGCAGCTTTGTTTTGTATTGGTATTTATGGCTTAATTACCAGTCGTAATGCCGTGCGGGTGTTGATGTCAATTGAGTTACTGCTGAATGCTGTTAATCTGAATTTAATGGCATTTTCCAACTTTCTCGATTCAACTTTAATTAAGGGTCAGGTATTCACCGTGTTTGTGATTACCGTGGCAGCTGCTGAAGCGGCGGTGGGTTTAGCGATTGTGCTGGCCATTTATCGTAACCGCGATACCGTCGATATGGAGCAGTTTAATCTCCTGAAGTGGTAA
- a CDS encoding NADH-quinone oxidoreductase subunit J, whose amino-acid sequence MNLAEGVQFVALCILGVMMIGAALGVVLFSNVVYSAFMLGGVFISMAGIYLLLNGDFVAAAQVLVYVGAVNVLILFAIMLVNKREDFAPFPNAGLRKVLTGVVSLGLFGLLSVMVLGTPWAYSTPGAVAPESSIVVIGEHFFTDFLLPFELASILLLIAMVGAIILARREYLPEPTTPSDLPQTVLTLPERPRDLVSAGSETKE is encoded by the coding sequence GTGAATCTAGCCGAAGGAGTACAGTTTGTTGCGTTGTGCATATTGGGCGTGATGATGATTGGGGCAGCTTTAGGCGTAGTGCTGTTCTCTAACGTTGTCTATTCTGCCTTTATGCTGGGGGGCGTGTTCATCAGCATGGCGGGAATTTACCTGTTGCTGAATGGTGACTTTGTAGCAGCAGCCCAGGTGCTGGTTTATGTTGGGGCGGTTAACGTGCTGATTTTGTTTGCCATTATGTTGGTGAACAAGCGGGAAGATTTTGCGCCATTTCCCAATGCTGGGTTGCGGAAAGTACTGACGGGGGTGGTCAGCTTGGGATTATTTGGACTGTTGAGTGTGATGGTACTGGGGACTCCTTGGGCATACTCAACACCTGGTGCTGTAGCTCCAGAAAGTTCTATTGTTGTGATTGGTGAGCATTTCTTCACTGACTTTTTACTGCCTTTTGAACTGGCTTCAATATTGTTGCTGATAGCGATGGTGGGAGCGATTATTTTGGCACGTCGCGAGTATTTGCCAGAACCAACAACACCATCAGATTTGCCACAAACTGTTTTGACTTTGCCAGAACGCCCCAGAGATTTGGTATCGGCGGGTAGCGAAACCAAAGAGTAA